CCGCAAGGGTATCTCCGTAGAAATCAAATTGAGGCCTTGTATACCAGGCAGGAAAATGAAGAAATAAAATCATCAAAAGATTCATGTTATTTATTCTCCAACGATTTTCATGAGAATTTTTCTTGTGCGGGGTCCATCAAATTCCGCAAAGAATATCCCCTGCCACGTGCCCAACAAAAGTCTTCCGTTTTCAATTAACAGGTTTAATGAGTTTCCGACCAAAACAGATTTGATGTGAGCGTCAGCATTTCCCTCTAAATGTTTGTAATTTTTACTTTCAGGAACGAGTATGGAGAGTTGGTCTTCAATATCACTTTTAACCGATGGATCAGCATGCTCATTGATGGTAATTCCCGCAGTGGTATGGGGGACAAAAAGCACCACAATTCCATTGGTTATACCAGATTCCTTTAGCATTCTTTCTATTTGAGGAGTTATTTCAATAAATTCTTTTCTCCTTGTAGATTTAACAATTATTTCAAAGGTTTTACTTACCATCATTTTTTTCGCAAATTACGACCTGATTTACACCATCAATTTCTTTAACCTTTACCTTCACAATTTCACTTTTTGTTGTGGTTATGGCTTTCCCGACAAAATCAGGACAAATAGGAAGCTCTCTGTGGCCTCTATCTATGAGGACGCAGAGCTTGATGGAGGCTGGACGGCCATAGTCCATTATCTCATCAAGGGCTGCCCTTGTAGTTCTGCCCGTATATAAAACGTCATCCACTAAGATTACATCTTTTCCATCAACACTGAAGGGAAGTTCAGTCCCTTTTACCTGTGGTTTTTCACCAACCATGGAGAGGTCATCTCTATAGAAGGTAATGTCAACGGCGCCGAGTGGTATGTCTTTTCCTGTAATTACATCGATTTCTTCTTTTATAATTTTTGCGAGTGGGACCCCGCGGGTTTTAATTCCAACTATGACAAGGTTATCAATATTTTTTACTTTTTCAACAACCTCATGGGCAATTCTCTTAAGGGTTTTCTGAATGTCTTGTTCTTCCATCAAAACATACTTTTCAAAAACCATACTTCCTCCTTGAGTTTCTATAATTATGAGTTCAAATCCTTATTTAATCAAATAAACCGCAGGTTTTGTTTGAATTTACCACTCTCTGAGTTTAGAATCTTCAACAATGCGAAGAAATACAAGAGTCGTGAGGGTAGGGTCTTTACCTCTTGGTGGAGAATTTCCCATTAGAGTGCAATCTATGACTTCAACCAGAACAACAGATATAGAAGCAACTCTGAAGCAGATTGAGGCCTTAATTAGAGAGGATTGCGAAATAATCAGGATTTCGGTGCCTGATCAAAAGTCTTTGATAGCTTTTAAAGAAATAAGAAAAGTTACCAAGATTCCACTGGTAGCAGACATTCATTTTAATCACAGACTCGCTATTGGTGCCATAGAAGCGGGTGCGGATAAAGTGAGAATAAATCCGGGGAATATAGGGGGCAAGGAAAAGGTAAAAGAAATTGTACAGGCTTTAAAATTACATGGTAAGGCTTGTAGAATTGGGGTTAATTCTGGTTCTCTTGAAGAGGATTTGATAGAGAAATACGGTGGTGTTACCCCTGAAGCACTGGTAGAGAGTGCAGTAAGATGGGTAGATTTTTTTGTAGAACAGGGATTTTATGACATTGTTGTTTCTGTTAAGTCTTCTTCGGTGAAGGATACCATAAAAGCTTATGAAATGCTCTCAAAGAAAATTGATTTTCCACTTCACCTTGGGGTTACTGAAGCCGGTCCTTTGGTTCCGGGGACTGTAAAGTCTTCCATAGCGATAGGATATCTTCTTTACAGAGGTATAGGGGATACTATACGGGTTTCTCTCACAGAGGATCCTGTTTATGAGGTAAGGGTAGCTTGGGAAATATTGAAATCCCTTGATTTAAGATATAATGGGCCAGTGATTATCTCCTGTCCCACCTGTGCACGGACCCGTGTAAATTTAATGGAATTAGTACATCAAGTAGAAGAAAAAATAAAGGAGATTAAAAAGCCATTGAAAATTGCAATAATGGGCTGTGAGGTTAACGGACCTGGCGAAGCCAGGGACGCAGATATTGGAGTAGCTGCAGAACCGGGCAGAGGAGTAATATTTAAGAAAGGTGTAGTTGTGAAAAGGGTTCCTTACGAAAAAATTGTTGAAGAGCTTATAAATTTGATTAAATCGGAAGGAGGGCTCAATGATTAAATTTGTCCTTTTTTGGGCTCTAATCTCGCAGGGGTTAGAAACTCAACAGAGTGGCGTTGAAAGCTCTCTTGCTTCTGAACTTTTTTCGGAGGAAGAGTATCTTTTGGGGCCTGGAGATTCAATATTGGTTATGCTAAAAGATCTGTCTTTGGGGTATACCACTTCTATAAACTTTGGCGGTTTTATGCCTCTTATGGTCCCCTATTTTGTGAAAGATTCTGTTCAGTTGAGGCCAGTTTCGTTAAAACGCGTTTACAACATTTCTATTAAGGAGTTAAAGGACAGTTTAAAAGCCTGGTACAGTTCAATATTAAGGGTTAATGAGATAGATTTAATGGTGGTTTCGCCACGCTTACTCACTGTTCTCGTAAAAGGAGCTACTAACACCAATGGTCCTGCTATTGTAAGGGCGTCACAAAGGTTAACAAACCTTCTTTCGAGTGGAGATTTCATTTGTAACTACGATGCTGACATCAACAGGATAATGATTCAGACTCCAAGAGAAGAAACCTTAGAAGTGGACCTTGAAAAGTATTACATGACGGGAGAGTTAATATACAATCCTCTTCTTGCAAGAGCGAAAGCAGTTTTTGTTCCAAGAATAGAGAAAGGCATAGTGATTTTCGGGGCAGTTAAAGGGTACCCGATTAAAATGTTTCAGAAACAGTTGATTCAGGCCCTTGGAGGAAACTTTACTGTATCTTTTGAGGCAAATGTTATTAAGGTTCCCTGTTCTGATAGCTTAAGGGTATCAGACGTTTTGGATAGGGCAGGTGGTGTAAGGTCCTATGCTCTCTTGAATGAGCTTTACAGCGGTAAGAAGGGGAAAGTAACCTTTGATGATTACTTATATGTGGGGGATACTCTTTACGTTCCACCTTTTACCGATAAAGTTTTCGTGGCAGGTGAAGTGAGAAATCCTGGATATGTTCCATATTTACCTGGTGCCACACTGGAAACTTACCTATCCTATTGTGGAGGTTTCACGAACAGAGCTGCTTCTCACAGGATTTATGTTATAAGAGCAAATAAAAAGGTGCCAAAAAGTAAAATAGGTACCGTTCAGCCCGGGGATATAATATTTGTCCCCGAAGTTAGATTAAAGTGGTTTGAGGATTACCTTACGCTGGCCCAAGTTGTTAGTTCTCTTTTAATCACATGGGTTACCCTTAAAAGTCTTCAATAGTTTTAAATAAATAGGACTTAAGTACGCAAATTTATTTGATATAGTTTCCTTTGGGTACTCGATAAAGTTGTAAAAGGTATCGATTTTTAAGGAGATACTGAAATCTGTTAAATAGATAGATCTCCTTGGAATCTCAAGAAGGTCTAAAGGGAATTTCAATTTCCCGCTGGATTTAAATGCAAATTTAATTCCCAGTTCAACTAAAACATCTTTAACTTTCTGGTTGAACTTACCAAAAGGATACGAAAAGGTATACACTCTATTTCCTAATATATCTTCGAGTGTTTCTATAGAGGTTTTAATTTCCTCCTTCAGTTTTTGCGCTGATAAAGTTGTAAGATCTTTATGGCCGTGGGAGTGGGAGCCTATTATCCATCCGCTTTTATGTAATGTTTTTATCTCTTCTCGCCCCAGATGAGGCAGAGAAGAGAGTAGTGGAACTTCCCATTCACTTATTTTTCCTATGTACTTTGTAACTACAAAAACTACCCCCTTAAATCCGTATTTATTCATAATTGGGTATGCGTGTTCGAATACACTTTTATATCCATCATCAAAAGTGATTAGCACCTTTCTTTCAAGAACCTTAGGGGAACACAGAGAGTCCAATTCTTCTAAATTGGTGAATCTATGCTTTCTCAACTCTTTTAAGTGATTTTGAAAAATCCTTTTCTGAACAGTTCCAGGATTGAACGTAATTATGGGAGAAATGTGATGATACTGAAGTAGAAGTAGCATATGATGTTAATTTTATTACCTTAAATATGTTAAAACAAAGTATAAAATCAAAAGCAACGATTTCCACCTTTTTAAGACCTAAAATTCGTAAAGCAATATTAAATTTAAATAGAAATGCCATTTCCTTTGAAA
This genomic window from bacterium contains:
- a CDS encoding secondary thiamine-phosphate synthase enzyme YjbQ gives rise to the protein MVSKTFEIIVKSTRRKEFIEITPQIERMLKESGITNGIVVLFVPHTTAGITINEHADPSVKSDIEDQLSILVPESKNYKHLEGNADAHIKSVLVGNSLNLLIENGRLLLGTWQGIFFAEFDGPRTRKILMKIVGE
- the ispG gene encoding flavodoxin-dependent (E)-4-hydroxy-3-methylbut-2-enyl-diphosphate synthase; translation: MRRNTRVVRVGSLPLGGEFPIRVQSMTSTRTTDIEATLKQIEALIREDCEIIRISVPDQKSLIAFKEIRKVTKIPLVADIHFNHRLAIGAIEAGADKVRINPGNIGGKEKVKEIVQALKLHGKACRIGVNSGSLEEDLIEKYGGVTPEALVESAVRWVDFFVEQGFYDIVVSVKSSSVKDTIKAYEMLSKKIDFPLHLGVTEAGPLVPGTVKSSIAIGYLLYRGIGDTIRVSLTEDPVYEVRVAWEILKSLDLRYNGPVIISCPTCARTRVNLMELVHQVEEKIKEIKKPLKIAIMGCEVNGPGEARDADIGVAAEPGRGVIFKKGVVVKRVPYEKIVEELINLIKSEGGLND
- a CDS encoding SLBB domain-containing protein; the protein is MIKFVLFWALISQGLETQQSGVESSLASELFSEEEYLLGPGDSILVMLKDLSLGYTTSINFGGFMPLMVPYFVKDSVQLRPVSLKRVYNISIKELKDSLKAWYSSILRVNEIDLMVVSPRLLTVLVKGATNTNGPAIVRASQRLTNLLSSGDFICNYDADINRIMIQTPREETLEVDLEKYYMTGELIYNPLLARAKAVFVPRIEKGIVIFGAVKGYPIKMFQKQLIQALGGNFTVSFEANVIKVPCSDSLRVSDVLDRAGGVRSYALLNELYSGKKGKVTFDDYLYVGDTLYVPPFTDKVFVAGEVRNPGYVPYLPGATLETYLSYCGGFTNRAASHRIYVIRANKKVPKSKIGTVQPGDIIFVPEVRLKWFEDYLTLAQVVSSLLITWVTLKSLQ
- the pyrR gene encoding bifunctional pyr operon transcriptional regulator/uracil phosphoribosyltransferase PyrR, with the protein product MVFEKYVLMEEQDIQKTLKRIAHEVVEKVKNIDNLVIVGIKTRGVPLAKIIKEEIDVITGKDIPLGAVDITFYRDDLSMVGEKPQVKGTELPFSVDGKDVILVDDVLYTGRTTRAALDEIMDYGRPASIKLCVLIDRGHRELPICPDFVGKAITTTKSEIVKVKVKEIDGVNQVVICEKNDGK
- a CDS encoding polysaccharide deacetylase family protein encodes the protein MLLLLQYHHISPIITFNPGTVQKRIFQNHLKELRKHRFTNLEELDSLCSPKVLERKVLITFDDGYKSVFEHAYPIMNKYGFKGVVFVVTKYIGKISEWEVPLLSSLPHLGREEIKTLHKSGWIIGSHSHGHKDLTTLSAQKLKEEIKTSIETLEDILGNRVYTFSYPFGKFNQKVKDVLVELGIKFAFKSSGKLKFPLDLLEIPRRSIYLTDFSISLKIDTFYNFIEYPKETISNKFAYLSPIYLKLLKTFKGNPCD